From the Amycolatopsis thermoflava N1165 genome, one window contains:
- a CDS encoding MMPL family transporter, which yields MFARLGRFAADHARLVLVVAGVLLAGAAVLGMTAFGKLQSQGFDDPGSDSSRATALAEQHFGGEDNLLFLVQARDGTVDDPATRAAGAALTERLAADPALESVTSYWTTGAPPLRADDGRSALIVTQPADTSADAVEAVVDRYQGEDGPVTVTAGGGAVVGLDINDQVSRDLLVAEMIAVPIILVLLFLVFGGVVAALLPLVVGGIAVLGTFAELSVFGSLTDVSVFAINLTTALGLGLGIDYALLMVSRFREELATGADTRTAVIRTVASAGRTISFSAATVAVALAALLLFPQYFLRSFAYAGIGVIVIAMLAAVVVLPALLTVLGPRVNAARLPWARGRAPSTVSAFWGRVAAFAMKRPALAAVPVLVVLVAAATPLLGVQFGTPDERVLPDTASSRVVGDELRAHYPANDSRAIEVIALGAPDASTIAGYAGRLSELDGVAHVSSSAGGFSQGRADGPADPALAAPTAQKLSVVTTADSRSAEAETVVAEVRALPAPPGLDVAVGGDAAALVDSKDAIGSRLPLAAGLIAVTTFILLFLFTGSVLQPLRALLFNLLSLSATMGVMVLVFQEGVAAGFLGFTPLPLDTSMLMLLFCIAFGLSMDYEVFVVSRIKEAHDHGLGPREAVVHGLSRTGRIVSAAALLLAVSVFAFGTSGVSFIQMFGIGTGLAILIDATLVRGVLLPAGMRLLGRYAWWAPEPLRRLHERIGVSESPKQPAAVP from the coding sequence ATGTTCGCTCGGCTCGGCCGGTTCGCCGCCGACCACGCACGGCTCGTCCTCGTCGTCGCCGGCGTCCTCCTCGCCGGCGCCGCCGTCCTCGGCATGACCGCGTTCGGCAAGCTCCAGTCCCAGGGGTTCGACGACCCCGGCTCCGACTCCAGCCGCGCCACAGCCCTCGCCGAACAGCACTTCGGCGGCGAGGACAACCTGCTGTTCCTCGTCCAGGCCCGCGACGGCACCGTCGACGACCCCGCCACCCGCGCCGCGGGCGCCGCCCTGACCGAACGCCTCGCCGCCGATCCGGCCCTGGAGTCGGTCACCTCCTACTGGACCACCGGCGCCCCGCCGCTGCGCGCCGACGACGGCCGCTCCGCGCTGATCGTCACCCAGCCCGCCGACACCTCCGCCGACGCGGTCGAGGCCGTCGTGGACCGCTACCAGGGCGAGGACGGCCCGGTCACCGTCACCGCGGGCGGCGGCGCGGTCGTCGGGCTCGACATCAACGACCAGGTCAGCCGCGACCTGCTGGTCGCCGAGATGATCGCGGTGCCGATCATCCTCGTCCTGCTGTTCCTCGTCTTCGGCGGCGTCGTCGCCGCCCTGCTCCCCCTGGTCGTCGGCGGCATCGCGGTGCTGGGCACGTTCGCCGAGCTGTCGGTGTTCGGCTCGCTGACCGACGTGTCGGTGTTCGCGATCAACCTGACCACCGCGCTCGGGCTCGGCCTCGGCATCGACTACGCCCTGCTCATGGTCAGCCGGTTCCGGGAGGAACTCGCCACCGGCGCGGACACCCGCACCGCCGTGATCCGCACCGTGGCCAGCGCCGGGCGCACGATCAGCTTCAGCGCCGCCACCGTCGCCGTCGCGCTCGCCGCGCTGCTGCTGTTCCCCCAGTACTTCCTGCGCTCCTTCGCCTACGCCGGCATCGGCGTCATCGTGATCGCCATGCTCGCCGCGGTGGTCGTGCTGCCCGCGTTGCTGACCGTCCTCGGGCCGCGGGTGAACGCCGCCCGCCTGCCCTGGGCCCGCGGCCGCGCCCCGAGCACGGTGTCCGCGTTCTGGGGCCGGGTGGCCGCCTTCGCGATGAAACGGCCCGCGCTGGCCGCCGTCCCGGTGCTCGTCGTGCTCGTCGCGGCCGCCACTCCCCTGCTCGGCGTCCAGTTCGGCACCCCCGACGAACGAGTCCTGCCGGACACCGCGTCCAGCCGCGTCGTCGGCGACGAGCTGCGCGCGCACTACCCGGCCAACGACAGCCGCGCCATCGAGGTCATCGCGCTCGGCGCACCCGACGCCTCCACGATCGCCGGATATGCCGGCCGGCTGTCCGAACTGGACGGCGTGGCGCACGTGTCCTCCAGCGCGGGCGGATTCAGCCAGGGACGCGCCGACGGCCCGGCCGACCCCGCTCTCGCGGCGCCCACCGCGCAGAAGCTGTCCGTCGTCACCACCGCCGACTCCCGGTCCGCCGAAGCCGAAACCGTCGTCGCCGAGGTCCGCGCGCTGCCCGCGCCGCCCGGGCTGGACGTCGCGGTCGGCGGCGACGCGGCCGCGCTGGTGGACAGCAAGGACGCCATCGGCAGCAGGCTCCCCCTCGCGGCCGGCCTGATCGCCGTCACCACGTTCATCCTGCTGTTCCTGTTCACCGGCAGCGTGCTGCAGCCGCTGCGCGCGCTGCTGTTCAACCTGCTCAGCCTGTCCGCCACGATGGGCGTGATGGTGCTGGTCTTCCAGGAGGGCGTCGCCGCCGGGTTCCTCGGCTTCACCCCGCTGCCGCTCGACACCAGCATGCTGATGCTGTTGTTCTGCATCGCGTTCGGGCTGTCCATGGACTACGAGGTGTTCGTCGTCAGCCGCATCAAGGAAGCCCACGACCACGGACTCGGCCCGCGCGAAGCGGTGGTGCACGGGCTGTCCCGCACCGGGCGCATCGTCTCGGCCGCCGCGCTGCTGCTCGCGGTCAGCGTGTTCGCCTTCGGCACCAGCGGCGTGAGCTTCATCCAGATGTTCGGGATCGGCACCGGCCTGGCGATCCTCATCGACGCGACCCTCGTGCGCGGCGTCCTGCTGCCCGCGGGCATGCGGCTGCTCGGCCGCTACGCCTGGTGGGCCCCGGAACCGCTACGCCGCCTGCACGAGCGGATCGGCGTCAGCGAGTCGCCGAAGCAACCCGCCGCGGTGCCTTAA
- a CDS encoding DUF1684 domain-containing protein — MTGFEQAWRSWHAERERALAEPHGWLSITARHWLTPEPQRFDGIPGTWHEDGDAAVVVVDPDEEFGVSGTTRFELVNSGPGEMVKAGDRVVEVARRSGYLLRLRDPAAPVRAAFRGVPAYEPDPAWVLPGRFEPYDEPRPVTVGAVVEGLSHVYSSPGVLRFAHRGEEFALTAFNGKGGAAFSVLFTDATSGVTTYAANRSLSVAGPDADGRVELDFNRAVNLPCAFIDLATCPLPPPENRLPFPVEAGEQIPWERR; from the coding sequence GTGACCGGGTTCGAGCAGGCGTGGCGGTCCTGGCACGCCGAGCGGGAGCGGGCGCTCGCGGAGCCGCACGGGTGGCTGAGCATCACGGCGCGGCACTGGCTGACGCCCGAGCCGCAGCGGTTCGACGGAATCCCGGGCACGTGGCACGAGGACGGTGACGCCGCGGTCGTGGTGGTGGATCCGGACGAGGAGTTCGGGGTGTCCGGCACGACGCGGTTCGAGCTGGTCAACAGCGGGCCGGGCGAGATGGTCAAGGCCGGTGACCGGGTCGTCGAGGTGGCGCGGCGCAGCGGGTACCTGCTGCGGTTGCGGGATCCGGCGGCGCCGGTGCGGGCGGCGTTCCGCGGGGTGCCTGCGTACGAGCCGGATCCGGCGTGGGTGCTGCCCGGCCGGTTCGAGCCGTACGACGAGCCGCGGCCGGTGACGGTCGGGGCGGTCGTGGAAGGACTGTCGCATGTGTACTCCTCGCCCGGCGTGCTGCGGTTCGCCCACCGGGGCGAGGAGTTCGCGCTGACCGCGTTCAACGGCAAGGGCGGCGCGGCGTTCTCGGTGCTGTTCACGGACGCGACGTCGGGGGTGACGACGTACGCCGCGAACCGCAGCCTGTCGGTCGCCGGGCCGGACGCGGACGGGCGGGTGGAGCTGGACTTCAACCGGGCCGTGAACCTGCCGTGCGCGTTCATCGACCTCGCGACCTGCCCGCTGCCCCCACCGGAGAACCGGTTGCCGTTCCCGGTGGAGGCGGGCGAGCAGATCCCGTGGGAGCGCCGTTAA
- the pafA gene encoding Pup--protein ligase yields MQRRIFGIETEFGVTCTFHGQRRLSPDEVARYLFRRVVSWGRSSNVFLSNGSRLYLDVGSHPEYATAECDDLVQLVTHDKAGERILEDLLVDAERRLADEGIGGDIFLFKNNTDSAGNSYGCHENYLVTRAGEFSRIADVLLPFLVTRQLICGAGKVLQTPRGAVYCLSQRAEHIWEGVSSATTRSRPIINTRDEPHADAERYRRLHVIVGDSNMAEPTTLLKIGTANLVLEMIEQGVQFRDFTLDNPIRAIREISHDLTGRRPVRLAGGREASALDIQREYYGRAVQHVQANDSGPTAQRVVELWGRALDAVEQQDFSKIDTEIDWAIKHRLVERYRAKHNLDLSSPRVAQLDLAYHDIRRGRGLFDLLQRKGLVRRITDDGEIELAKDTPPQTTRAKLRGDFIAAAQAAGRDFTVDWVHLKLNDQAQRTVLCKDPFRAVDERVDRLISSL; encoded by the coding sequence ATGCAGCGGCGGATTTTTGGCATCGAGACCGAGTTCGGCGTCACCTGCACGTTCCACGGGCAGCGCCGGCTCTCGCCCGATGAGGTGGCGCGCTACCTGTTCCGGCGGGTCGTGTCGTGGGGGCGCTCGTCCAACGTCTTCCTGTCCAACGGCTCCCGGCTCTACCTGGACGTGGGATCGCACCCCGAGTACGCGACGGCCGAGTGCGACGACCTGGTGCAGCTCGTCACGCACGACAAGGCCGGTGAGCGGATCCTCGAGGACCTGCTGGTCGACGCGGAGCGGCGGCTGGCCGACGAGGGCATCGGCGGGGACATCTTCCTGTTCAAGAACAACACCGACTCGGCGGGCAACTCCTACGGCTGTCACGAGAACTACCTGGTGACGCGCGCGGGCGAGTTCTCGCGGATCGCGGACGTGCTGCTGCCGTTCCTGGTGACCCGTCAGCTGATCTGCGGCGCGGGGAAGGTGCTGCAGACGCCGCGGGGCGCGGTGTACTGCCTGTCGCAGCGGGCCGAGCACATCTGGGAGGGCGTCTCCAGCGCCACGACCCGATCGCGGCCGATCATCAACACGCGGGACGAGCCGCACGCCGACGCGGAGCGGTACCGGCGGCTGCACGTCATCGTGGGTGACTCGAACATGGCGGAGCCGACGACGCTGCTGAAGATCGGCACGGCGAACCTGGTGCTCGAGATGATCGAGCAGGGTGTGCAGTTCCGGGACTTCACGCTGGACAACCCGATCCGGGCGATCCGGGAGATCAGCCACGACCTGACGGGGCGGCGCCCGGTGCGGCTGGCAGGTGGGCGGGAGGCCTCGGCGCTGGACATCCAGCGCGAGTACTACGGGCGCGCGGTGCAGCACGTGCAGGCCAACGACTCGGGCCCGACGGCGCAGCGGGTGGTGGAGCTGTGGGGCCGCGCGCTGGACGCGGTGGAGCAGCAGGACTTCAGCAAGATCGACACCGAGATCGACTGGGCGATCAAGCACCGGCTGGTGGAGCGGTACCGGGCGAAGCACAACCTGGACCTGTCCAGCCCGCGGGTGGCGCAGCTGGATTTGGCCTACCACGACATCCGGCGCGGGCGGGGCCTGTTCGACCTGTTGCAGCGCAAGGGTCTGGTGCGGCGGATCACCGACGACGGGGAGATCGAGCTGGCCAAGGACACGCCGCCGCAGACGACGCGGGCGAAGCTGCGGGGCGATTTCATCGCCGCCGCGCAGGCCGCCGGGCGGGACTTCACGGTCGACTGGGTGCACCTCAAGCTCAACGACCAGGCGCAGCGGACCGTGTTGTGCAAGGACCCGTTCCGCGCCGTGGACGAGCGCGTCGACCGGCTGATCAGCTCGCTGTGA
- a CDS encoding pentapeptide repeat-containing protein, whose protein sequence is MTGNALRADCANCFGLCCVALPFAASADFAVDKDAGTPCRNLLGDFRCGIHARLRDEGFTGCTVFDCFGAGQRISQETFGGRDWRRAPETREAMFAAFPVMRQLHELLFHLTQALALPAAHPVHDDLRAALEETDRMAGSDPADLVRLDVAGHRERVSALLLRASELVRGKRGKNRRGADLIGAKLRGADLRAANLRGAYLIGADLRRADLRQADLIGADFRGADLAGADLTGSLFLTQAQVNAAQGDGTTRLPEGLDRPAHWRP, encoded by the coding sequence GTGACCGGCAACGCGCTGCGAGCCGACTGCGCGAACTGCTTCGGCCTGTGCTGCGTGGCGCTGCCTTTCGCCGCCTCCGCGGACTTCGCCGTGGACAAGGACGCGGGCACCCCGTGCCGCAACCTGCTCGGCGACTTCCGCTGCGGCATCCACGCCCGCCTGCGCGACGAGGGTTTCACCGGCTGCACCGTCTTCGACTGCTTCGGCGCCGGGCAGCGCATCTCCCAGGAGACCTTCGGCGGCCGCGACTGGCGCCGGGCACCGGAAACCCGCGAGGCCATGTTCGCCGCCTTCCCCGTGATGCGGCAACTGCACGAGCTGCTCTTCCACCTCACCCAGGCCCTGGCCCTGCCCGCCGCTCACCCCGTCCACGACGACCTGCGGGCCGCGCTCGAGGAGACCGACCGCATGGCCGGGAGCGACCCCGCCGACCTGGTCCGGCTCGACGTCGCCGGCCACCGCGAGCGGGTGAGCGCCCTGCTGCTGCGCGCGAGCGAACTGGTCCGCGGCAAGCGCGGCAAGAACCGCCGCGGAGCCGACCTGATCGGCGCCAAACTCCGCGGCGCCGACCTGCGGGCCGCCAACCTGCGTGGCGCCTACCTGATCGGAGCGGACCTCCGCCGCGCCGACCTGCGCCAGGCCGACCTCATCGGCGCGGACTTCCGCGGGGCCGACCTCGCGGGCGCGGACCTCACCGGCAGCCTGTTCCTCACACAGGCCCAGGTGAACGCCGCCCAGGGCGACGGCACGACCCGCCTCCCCGAGGGGCTCGACCGGCCCGCCCACTGGCGCCCCTGA
- the prcA gene encoding proteasome subunit alpha, which translates to MTMPLYASPEQLMRERSELARKGIARGRSVVVLKYRSGVLFVAENPSTTLHKISEIYDRIGFAAVGRYSEYENLRVAGIRHADLKGYQYDRRDVTARALANAYAATLGSIFTEQLKPYEVELCVAEVGSVPEEDQLFRLTYDGSIFDEPRYVVTGGQTEPVANKLKEIYEDGLELRDALKVALDALRAVSNNGDSAPLKLEVAVLDRERPGRKFRRIQGAALDALLPEQPAASAGEAEEKPEDGETPPAS; encoded by the coding sequence GTGACGATGCCGCTGTACGCCTCTCCTGAGCAGTTGATGCGTGAGCGCTCGGAGCTCGCGCGCAAGGGCATCGCGCGCGGCCGGAGCGTGGTCGTGCTGAAGTACCGCAGCGGGGTGCTGTTCGTGGCGGAGAACCCGTCGACGACGCTGCACAAGATCTCCGAGATCTACGACCGGATCGGCTTCGCGGCGGTCGGCCGGTACAGCGAGTACGAGAACCTGCGGGTGGCCGGCATCCGGCACGCGGACCTGAAGGGTTACCAGTACGACCGCCGGGACGTGACGGCGCGTGCGCTGGCGAACGCGTACGCGGCGACGCTGGGCAGCATCTTCACCGAGCAGCTGAAGCCGTACGAGGTGGAGCTGTGCGTGGCGGAGGTGGGGTCGGTTCCGGAGGAGGACCAGCTGTTCCGGCTGACCTACGACGGTTCGATCTTCGACGAGCCGCGGTACGTCGTGACCGGTGGCCAGACGGAGCCGGTGGCGAACAAGCTGAAGGAGATCTACGAGGACGGCCTGGAGCTGCGGGACGCGCTGAAGGTGGCGTTGGACGCGCTGCGGGCGGTCAGCAACAACGGGGACAGCGCGCCGTTGAAGCTGGAGGTCGCGGTGCTGGACCGGGAGCGGCCGGGGCGCAAGTTCCGGCGGATCCAGGGTGCGGCGCTGGACGCGTTGCTGCCGGAGCAGCCGGCCGCCTCCGCCGGGGAGGCGGAGGAGAAGCCGGAGGACGGCGAGACGCCGCCGGCGAGCTGA
- the prcB gene encoding proteasome subunit beta, which translates to MEHTSGPTGSALPAAFFSSTTSSFAEFLRMQAPDLLPGRRQLPNSGAGELDAPHGTTIVAVSFSGGVLIAGDRRATSGNLIASRDMEKVHVTDGYSAVGIAGSAGIALELVRLYAVELAHYEKIEGVPLSLDGKTNKLATMVKGNLDVAMAGLAALPLFVGYDIEADDPKRAGRIVSYDVTGGRYEERAGYHAIGSGSLFAKSALKKLYDPEADEETAVRTAVESLYDAADDDSATGGPDLVRRIFPTLVTITAERGAVRLPDEQAAAVAEAVVAGRAEQATHGRT; encoded by the coding sequence ATGGAACACACCTCGGGCCCCACGGGCTCCGCGCTGCCCGCTGCCTTCTTCTCGAGCACGACGTCGTCGTTCGCCGAGTTCCTCCGCATGCAGGCGCCTGACCTGCTGCCGGGTCGCCGGCAGCTGCCCAATTCCGGTGCGGGTGAGCTGGACGCGCCGCACGGCACCACGATCGTGGCCGTGTCGTTCTCCGGCGGTGTGCTGATCGCCGGTGACCGGCGGGCGACGTCGGGGAACCTGATCGCGTCCCGGGACATGGAGAAGGTGCACGTCACCGACGGTTATTCCGCGGTGGGCATCGCGGGCAGCGCCGGGATCGCGCTGGAGCTGGTGCGGCTCTACGCGGTCGAGCTGGCGCACTACGAGAAGATCGAGGGCGTTCCGCTGTCGCTGGACGGCAAGACGAACAAGCTCGCGACCATGGTGAAGGGCAACCTGGACGTGGCGATGGCCGGTCTGGCGGCGCTGCCGTTGTTCGTGGGCTACGACATCGAGGCCGACGACCCGAAGCGGGCCGGGCGGATCGTGTCCTACGACGTGACCGGTGGCCGGTACGAGGAGCGCGCGGGCTACCACGCGATCGGGTCGGGGTCGCTGTTCGCGAAGTCGGCGCTGAAGAAGCTGTACGACCCGGAGGCCGACGAGGAGACCGCGGTGCGCACCGCGGTGGAGTCGCTGTACGACGCGGCCGACGACGACAGCGCGACGGGCGGGCCGGACCTGGTGCGCCGGATCTTCCCGACGCTGGTGACGATCACCGCCGAGCGTGGCGCGGTGCGGCTGCCGGACGAGCAGGCCGCCGCGGTGGCGGAGGCGGTCGTCGCGGGCCGGGCCGAGCAGGCCACCCACGGCCGGACCTGA
- a CDS encoding ubiquitin-like protein Pup, producing the protein MAQEKIEKHGGGGSDDEVEGGAPAGQERREKLGEDVDTILDEIDDVLEENAEDFVRAYVQKGGE; encoded by the coding sequence ATGGCTCAGGAGAAGATCGAGAAGCACGGTGGCGGCGGCTCCGACGACGAGGTCGAGGGTGGTGCCCCGGCCGGCCAGGAACGCCGCGAGAAGCTGGGTGAGGACGTCGACACGATCCTGGACGAGATCGACGACGTGCTCGAGGAGAACGCCGAGGACTTCGTGCGCGCCTACGTGCAAAAGGGCGGCGAGTAA